In one window of Flavobacterium ginsengisoli DNA:
- a CDS encoding PKD domain-containing protein: MNITICATDAMVLTGNNPSPIIGTVKWTQISGPAVTINSPTSPSTTVSGYTGGNTYIFRYSATCSDGITAYQDKVVNVKPITTAIAGSNITSCPNSSGNLSITANAPQNTGETGRWEIVGANNAGVVINFPDLPTSTITLPSTSCGVTTLQWVIEGPEYAPGQRCRTTSQITVTNYGGVKPVSAGPDQTLSNCYTTTQSTNLNATYGGCGLNGQNGQWTFVSGPNTPTIANPSANNTGVSNLVQGTYTFRWTVTGPCASGNDTVVINVPAATQDVTTLPGGDENIFFCDNNINQVTLVAQTPLYAGETVQWTQIAGDTGAVIVSPTNPTTLVTNISDAGDPYTFRYTLTNNNTGCVFTKDYHVEYNGATRSIVANNGDDMVGSCNATVFTIPLTVTGTGVNQYRIVTGPDTSPLAPFPTALQDAGNSLTLTLTTPGEYTVEFIRSQNGSILAGCDYGFDTLNILVSGDPTPSNAGSDVSLPCGDTSTMLSGVVTGEGMHFWSQLSGPNQAVIADNFAIDTQVTGLIPGSYVFQYITKGGGATCGFSVATVTIYVSDTTLGTPNAGPDQIVCANSQVRLGAAPVEAGEIGTWSQVSGPTTISFSNVNDPNAIASGFTTNVSQYELQWTVSYLHPGPSCSASASDNVIIVTNNSTAASTSDAGPDACYPSGTTSFNLSGNTPGFLEIGLWSVTPSAGVIFADTSDPNTLVTVPGNGTYVFTWSIETITRLCEPNQSNVSVTIANTPPAANAGPDQEICGSTITMAATTSSGAIGTWTRISGVGDYTISDIHDPNAVFTFTYSGYYIFRWTVDASVCGQAFDDVNLTIGIPPHQAVAGPDQNVCGNTSVTMAGSTYDSFFETGQWSVLTGAPNQPNIVDPTNPNTVINGLVAGTYTFRWTITAKSIFLCQGTFDDMVVVVTPAANAGADQTYCDVTSIQLTGNKNSTGTWTLTSTSGNPADVHISQSPPNSYIANATVVPGNSYVFTYTTSSATFPNGSTCPGSSDSVNVEIFSGASIPPDAGPDQTLCISDVNGTATLQGNMPPPDVATFEWRFASQPAGSVAVITTPTAPLTTVTGLTVPGLYILEWVFESPSCRTLSDIVRIVMNAPPSAANAGPDDTVACQTTYKTAAVPPTVGIGTWTFASQPPGGAAVIDNPNSPVTTLSNINVLGTYVLTWTVTNGPFPNPSLCQPTSDTVNITFNDNPPTVANAGPDQEMCNVTTATMAANTPLIGTGLWTQVSGPNTATISAPNNPNSLMLTLIPGTYIFKWTITTTGCISEDTVQVTIYANPSTAEAGPNQRVPQFTAVNMNATPPTVGTGEWTQVSGPSTVGFMDPTSPTTAITGTVPGIYTLQWTVSNGNCAVSSDTMNLTILSIADLELTKTVTPTTGSIGDVVTFNINVFNNNALGGSATATNVSIRDFIPFGFALVAGTVTSGGVYNVGDNTITWSGITIPSGSILNLSFKATILGGGSYVNTAEVVASDQFDPDSTPNNQNPAEDDQDSATVVLDVADLSLQKTVSPATVSINDNVVFTIRVTNSGPNNATGITVSDNLPPGYTYVSDNGGGKYNNTTGIWNVGNLNNGNSLALQITAKVNVVSSPNNYINTAEIQTAHQFDPDSTPGNGLPEDDMASATVSLKQADLELTKTVTPTSAAAGDQVTFTINVLNRGPGNATGVAVKDVIPVGYTLIPGSVSAGGTYQVATATLEWKNLLIPANSNVNLTFNAFVNPLGNYLNVAQITASDLPDPDSVPNNNVPSEDDQDDAEITFIGPSADLSLTKNVVTGNTSPVVGSQVSFELKIKNDGPNNATGVQVTDLLPSGFQYVNYSSSAGTYDSTTGIWNVGTVDTGVTESLILDAKVLPTGDYKNITQVTASDLPDPDSTPNNDDGDQSEDDEDNVLLTPIPPSADLSLTKTVSNATPLVGSLVTFTIITTNSGPQDAAQVQVTDLLPSGYTFATFNATSGTYDSTTGLWTLDILESSESETLQINAIVNATGDYTNIAEVTNSDTPDPDSTPNNGVPTEDDYGTATTTPIQQSSDLSLAKTVNNATPLVGSLVTFEVVVTNNGPQDNFGIQVTDVLPSGYTFTGFTVSTGTYDTATGIWTVGNLVAGDAETLQIVAKVNPSGDYLNKAEITAASLPDPDSTPNNGVTTEDDYAEATTVPIPTSADLSLTKTVSNATPPVGSQVTFSIQVTNSGPQEANGVTVTDLLPSGYTYVSYSATTGSYNPATGLWTVGNMPISDSYTLQITATVNASGNYTNSAEITASSQPDPDSTPNNGVTTEDDYAEATTVPVPTSADLSLTKTVNNTTPLVGSQVTFSLQVSNAGPQAADGVAVTDLLPSGYTYTSYSATAGSYNSAIGVWTVGNVAIGVTHTLQITAVVNAAGNYTNTSEITASNQPDPDSTPNNGVTTEDDYAEVSTTPVTQSSDLSITKTVNNTTPLAGSPVTFAVVVTNNGPQDNTGVQITDLLPSGYTYSGFTLSRGTYNPTTGLWTVGNLANGESETLQITAIVNDTGDYLNIAEVTAADLPDPNSTPNNGVPTENDYATATITPTAQSADLSLTKTVSNNTPLVGSLVTFEVIVTNNGPQDASGVTVTDLLPGGYTYSNFTISTGTYNPTTGLWTVGNLINGKSETLQISAIVNPTGNYVNIAEVTASALPDPDSTPNNGVATEDDYATATVTPNVQAADLSLTKTVNNTTPLVGSPVIFEIIATNNGPQNTSGVEITDLLPTGYTFVTYSATKGVYNAVTGKWTIGTFLNGDSQVLRITAIVNPTGNYVNIAEVTASNLPDPNSTPGNGDPTENDYGTATTSPLGQSADLSLTKTVNNPTPLIGSSVTFEIIVSNNGPQNTSGVEVTDLLPTGYTFSGFTATKGTYNSTTGKWNIGSLVNGDSQTLQLTAIVNATGNYLNTAEVTASSLPDPNSTPNNGITTENDYAEIATVPVPPMADLSLVKAVIGGNLSPIFGATITFQVTVTNSGPQDATGVKVLDMLPSGYEYVVYSSTSGQYYNTTGIWDIGTIPSGASESLQIGVKVNTTGDYQNIAEVYASNELDPDSTPNNGVTSEDDISSVLLSPVPAVADLSIEKKVINNILNPAVGSQISFSITVTNSGPSNSTGVTIKDVLPSGYDYIFYNSTSGPYNPVTGEWTPGIILAGNSHTLILNVFVKSPTGTPDEYLNTAEIMTADQHDPDSTPGNGVTTEDDYDSIAVTPVIVMADLSIKKTALNQDAVHDVGSTVIFTVTVTNDGPADASGVRVKDLPPPGFTYQTSSPTSGLYNYVTGIWNVGNIPTGTDQSLDIYTTVNKPSGIAGEYTNITEVIASNLPDPDSTPNNGITTEDDYDSLQIKVAVADLSLEKTASNKNANVNEVVTFTLQLNNEGPSTATGVAVEDLIPLGFKNISNINNGGIFSKNTIKWVDLTVPVGGITLTYEATVANPLGLESVDYVNIAQVTASNQFDPDSTPNNDNGDQSEDDEDSESINIPSTDVAINKEVDKTDVPMDSQVTFTITAENLGNLTATNVEVQDALPKGYSLVNSAVTSGTYDSKTGIWSIPAINKGTPQTLTLTVKVVDFNDYLNNAHLVKLDQIDTNSANNQDSATVSPNCLKIYNEFSPNDDGQNDFFYIDCIERYPNNQLEIFNRWGNLVYYQKGYKNTWDGKADGSAKTLPEGTYFYILDLGDGSKKTSGWVYLK; encoded by the coding sequence TTGAATATAACCATTTGCGCAACCGATGCAATGGTTTTAACTGGAAACAATCCGAGTCCTATTATTGGCACAGTCAAATGGACTCAAATCTCTGGTCCAGCAGTAACTATTAATTCACCAACAAGCCCAAGTACAACCGTTTCTGGCTACACAGGAGGAAATACCTATATTTTTAGATATAGCGCAACCTGTTCGGACGGAATTACAGCTTATCAGGATAAAGTTGTAAATGTTAAGCCTATTACTACCGCAATTGCAGGAAGCAACATAACAAGCTGTCCAAATAGTTCTGGAAATTTATCTATTACGGCAAATGCTCCTCAAAATACAGGAGAAACTGGCCGTTGGGAAATCGTCGGAGCTAACAATGCCGGGGTAGTAATTAATTTTCCAGATCTGCCAACCTCAACTATAACTTTGCCTTCTACGAGTTGCGGTGTTACAACACTTCAATGGGTTATAGAAGGTCCTGAATATGCTCCAGGCCAGCGCTGTAGAACTACTTCGCAAATAACTGTAACCAATTATGGCGGTGTTAAACCTGTTTCAGCAGGACCAGATCAAACGCTTAGCAATTGTTATACTACAACACAAAGCACCAATCTTAATGCAACTTATGGAGGTTGCGGCCTAAATGGACAAAATGGGCAATGGACTTTTGTAAGTGGTCCAAATACGCCAACAATTGCCAATCCTAGTGCTAATAATACAGGAGTTTCAAATCTTGTACAGGGAACTTATACTTTTAGATGGACTGTAACTGGTCCTTGTGCTTCTGGCAATGATACAGTTGTAATTAATGTTCCTGCCGCGACACAAGATGTTACGACTCTTCCTGGTGGCGATGAAAATATTTTCTTTTGCGACAACAATATTAATCAAGTAACTTTAGTAGCACAAACTCCTTTATATGCAGGTGAAACCGTTCAATGGACACAGATAGCTGGAGATACTGGCGCTGTAATTGTTTCGCCAACAAATCCAACTACATTAGTTACAAATATATCTGATGCTGGTGATCCATATACATTTAGATATACGCTTACCAATAACAATACGGGTTGTGTTTTTACTAAAGACTATCATGTAGAATATAACGGTGCAACAAGAAGTATTGTGGCCAATAATGGCGATGATATGGTTGGAAGCTGTAATGCAACTGTATTTACTATTCCGCTTACCGTAACAGGAACTGGAGTAAATCAATATCGAATTGTGACAGGACCAGACACTTCTCCGCTCGCCCCTTTCCCTACTGCATTACAAGATGCCGGAAATTCTTTGACTTTAACGCTTACTACACCAGGAGAATATACTGTCGAATTTATTAGAAGCCAAAACGGATCAATTCTTGCTGGCTGCGATTATGGCTTTGACACTCTAAATATTCTAGTTTCTGGTGATCCTACTCCATCTAATGCAGGATCTGATGTAAGTTTGCCTTGCGGTGATACCAGTACAATGCTTTCTGGAGTTGTAACTGGCGAAGGCATGCATTTCTGGAGTCAGCTTAGCGGACCAAATCAGGCAGTGATTGCAGATAATTTTGCCATAGATACTCAGGTCACCGGACTTATTCCTGGAAGTTATGTCTTTCAATATATAACCAAAGGGGGCGGCGCAACTTGTGGTTTTTCAGTTGCCACAGTAACTATTTATGTATCTGATACGACATTGGGTACTCCAAATGCAGGACCGGATCAGATTGTTTGTGCCAATTCTCAAGTACGTCTTGGAGCTGCACCAGTTGAAGCAGGCGAAATTGGCACATGGAGTCAGGTCTCTGGACCAACTACAATTTCGTTTTCCAATGTTAACGACCCAAATGCGATAGCCTCAGGTTTTACGACAAATGTATCGCAATACGAATTACAATGGACTGTTTCTTATCTTCATCCTGGTCCATCTTGTAGTGCATCTGCTTCTGACAATGTAATAATCGTAACGAATAATTCTACAGCAGCCTCAACCTCAGATGCAGGCCCAGATGCCTGTTATCCTTCTGGAACAACCTCTTTTAACCTCAGCGGTAATACTCCTGGCTTTTTAGAAATAGGACTTTGGTCTGTAACACCATCAGCTGGAGTTATTTTTGCCGATACCAGCGATCCAAACACCTTAGTTACCGTTCCTGGAAACGGAACCTATGTTTTCACGTGGTCTATAGAAACCATAACAAGACTTTGTGAACCAAATCAGAGCAACGTTTCTGTTACAATTGCCAATACTCCTCCTGCCGCAAATGCAGGTCCTGATCAAGAAATCTGTGGATCTACCATTACAATGGCCGCTACAACTAGCAGTGGAGCAATTGGAACTTGGACAAGAATTTCTGGTGTTGGAGACTATACCATAAGCGATATTCATGACCCAAACGCAGTTTTTACTTTTACCTATAGTGGTTATTATATTTTTAGATGGACAGTAGATGCTTCGGTCTGCGGTCAAGCATTCGACGACGTTAATTTAACAATTGGTATTCCGCCTCACCAAGCTGTTGCAGGACCAGACCAAAATGTCTGTGGCAATACTAGCGTTACAATGGCAGGAAGTACGTATGACAGTTTTTTTGAAACAGGACAATGGTCAGTTCTAACTGGTGCGCCAAATCAGCCCAATATTGTTGATCCGACTAATCCAAACACTGTCATTAATGGGCTTGTAGCCGGAACTTATACCTTTAGATGGACCATAACTGCAAAAAGCATTTTCTTGTGCCAAGGAACTTTTGATGATATGGTTGTAGTGGTTACCCCAGCGGCAAATGCAGGAGCTGATCAGACTTATTGTGATGTTACTAGCATTCAGCTTACAGGAAATAAAAATTCAACTGGAACCTGGACACTTACTAGCACGTCCGGAAATCCAGCAGATGTTCATATATCACAATCTCCGCCAAATAGTTATATTGCAAATGCTACAGTAGTTCCTGGAAATAGTTACGTTTTTACCTATACCACTTCTAGTGCTACTTTTCCTAATGGATCAACTTGTCCAGGATCGTCTGATTCTGTAAATGTTGAAATTTTTAGTGGAGCAAGTATTCCGCCTGATGCAGGTCCAGATCAAACATTATGTATTTCTGATGTTAACGGAACTGCAACTTTACAAGGAAATATGCCTCCGCCAGATGTTGCTACTTTCGAATGGCGTTTTGCTTCTCAGCCCGCTGGAAGTGTAGCTGTAATCACAACTCCTACTGCTCCACTGACAACAGTTACAGGCTTAACAGTGCCAGGTTTATATATTTTGGAATGGGTTTTTGAAAGCCCTTCTTGCAGAACATTGTCTGATATTGTGAGAATCGTTATGAATGCACCTCCAAGTGCTGCAAATGCTGGCCCTGATGACACAGTAGCTTGTCAGACTACTTACAAAACGGCAGCTGTACCACCTACGGTAGGTATTGGTACATGGACATTTGCCTCTCAGCCTCCGGGAGGAGCGGCAGTAATTGACAATCCAAACAGTCCGGTTACTACATTATCCAATATTAATGTTTTAGGTACTTATGTCTTAACTTGGACAGTTACAAACGGTCCTTTTCCTAATCCATCATTATGTCAGCCAACCTCAGACACAGTCAATATTACTTTTAACGATAATCCACCAACCGTAGCCAATGCAGGCCCTGATCAAGAAATGTGTAATGTTACTACAGCAACTATGGCTGCAAATACTCCACTTATTGGCACTGGACTTTGGACTCAAGTTTCTGGACCTAATACGGCTACAATATCAGCTCCAAATAATCCAAACTCGCTAATGTTAACTTTAATTCCTGGGACTTACATATTTAAATGGACAATAACAACAACCGGATGTATTTCTGAAGATACTGTTCAAGTTACAATTTATGCAAATCCATCAACTGCAGAAGCAGGTCCAAATCAAAGAGTTCCTCAATTTACAGCAGTAAATATGAATGCAACTCCTCCAACAGTTGGTACTGGAGAATGGACTCAGGTTTCTGGACCAAGTACGGTAGGTTTTATGGATCCAACCTCACCAACGACAGCCATTACAGGAACTGTTCCTGGAATATATACTTTGCAATGGACCGTAAGCAATGGTAATTGTGCCGTTTCATCAGACACTATGAACCTAACCATTTTGTCGATTGCCGATCTTGAATTAACTAAAACAGTAACGCCAACAACAGGAAGTATTGGCGATGTTGTTACTTTCAATATCAACGTTTTCAATAATAACGCACTAGGTGGGTCCGCTACCGCAACTAATGTTTCCATACGTGATTTCATTCCGTTCGGTTTTGCACTTGTTGCTGGAACGGTTACTTCGGGAGGAGTATACAATGTTGGAGACAATACCATTACTTGGAGCGGTATCACAATTCCTAGCGGAAGTATTTTAAATTTATCCTTTAAGGCTACAATTCTGGGCGGAGGATCTTATGTTAATACCGCAGAAGTTGTCGCATCAGATCAATTCGATCCTGATAGTACACCTAACAACCAAAATCCTGCAGAAGATGATCAGGATAGCGCAACAGTGGTGCTAGATGTAGCCGATTTATCATTACAGAAAACCGTTTCGCCCGCTACTGTAAGTATAAACGATAACGTCGTGTTTACAATTAGAGTTACCAACAGTGGCCCTAATAATGCTACTGGAATTACAGTTTCAGACAATCTGCCACCTGGATATACGTATGTAAGCGATAATGGAGGCGGAAAATACAATAATACCACTGGAATTTGGAATGTTGGCAATCTGAATAATGGAAATTCTCTTGCTTTGCAAATTACAGCCAAAGTAAACGTTGTTTCATCACCAAATAATTATATCAATACCGCCGAAATACAAACTGCGCATCAATTTGATCCAGACAGTACTCCAGGAAACGGATTACCTGAAGATGACATGGCTAGCGCTACAGTTTCTTTAAAACAAGCTGACTTAGAACTTACTAAAACGGTAACCCCAACTTCTGCCGCAGCTGGAGATCAGGTAACTTTTACAATTAATGTGCTTAACAGAGGACCTGGAAACGCGACTGGAGTTGCAGTAAAAGATGTTATTCCTGTGGGATACACGCTTATTCCAGGATCAGTATCTGCTGGTGGAACCTACCAGGTTGCAACGGCAACACTTGAATGGAAAAATCTGTTAATACCTGCAAACTCTAATGTCAATCTGACTTTTAACGCATTTGTTAATCCTTTAGGAAATTATCTAAATGTTGCACAAATTACAGCTAGTGATTTACCTGATCCCGATAGTGTACCAAATAACAATGTTCCATCTGAAGATGATCAAGATGATGCTGAAATAACTTTTATCGGGCCTTCTGCCGACTTATCTTTAACCAAAAATGTAGTTACAGGTAATACAAGTCCTGTAGTTGGAAGCCAAGTTTCATTTGAACTTAAAATAAAAAATGACGGTCCAAATAATGCAACTGGAGTGCAAGTAACAGATTTATTGCCTTCTGGCTTTCAATACGTAAATTATAGTTCGTCTGCCGGAACATACGACAGTACTACCGGAATATGGAATGTTGGTACAGTTGATACTGGTGTTACTGAATCACTTATTCTTGATGCAAAAGTATTGCCAACAGGAGATTACAAAAACATAACACAGGTTACTGCCAGTGATCTTCCTGATCCTGACAGTACGCCAAATAATGACGATGGAGATCAAAGCGAAGATGATGAAGATAATGTGTTATTAACTCCTATACCGCCATCTGCAGATCTTTCATTAACAAAAACAGTAAGCAATGCTACCCCGCTTGTTGGCTCTCTCGTAACGTTTACTATTATCACCACAAACAGTGGCCCGCAAGATGCAGCCCAAGTTCAAGTAACCGATTTACTGCCTTCTGGATATACTTTTGCTACTTTTAACGCCACAAGCGGAACTTATGATAGTACAACTGGCTTATGGACTCTGGACATATTAGAAAGCAGTGAGTCTGAAACCTTACAGATTAACGCAATAGTCAACGCAACAGGAGATTATACCAATATTGCAGAGGTTACCAATAGTGATACTCCAGATCCTGACTCAACACCAAATAATGGAGTGCCAACAGAAGACGATTACGGAACAGCTACAACTACTCCTATTCAGCAGTCTTCAGATTTATCTTTGGCTAAAACTGTTAATAATGCTACACCATTAGTGGGTTCTCTGGTTACTTTTGAAGTAGTAGTGACCAATAACGGCCCACAAGATAATTTTGGCATACAAGTTACAGATGTGCTTCCGTCTGGTTATACTTTTACAGGATTTACCGTTTCTACAGGAACTTATGACACCGCTACAGGAATATGGACTGTGGGTAATTTAGTAGCTGGTGATGCAGAAACACTGCAAATTGTGGCAAAAGTAAACCCAAGCGGCGATTATTTAAACAAAGCCGAAATAACTGCCGCTAGTCTTCCTGATCCTGATTCTACTCCAAATAACGGAGTTACAACAGAAGACGATTATGCAGAAGCTACAACAGTTCCTATTCCAACATCAGCAGATTTATCACTAACTAAAACTGTTAGTAATGCTACTCCGCCTGTTGGTTCACAAGTAACGTTTAGTATTCAAGTAACAAATTCTGGTCCGCAGGAAGCAAATGGAGTTACTGTTACCGATTTACTGCCTTCTGGATATACTTATGTATCGTATAGTGCAACGACAGGAAGCTATAATCCAGCAACAGGTCTTTGGACAGTTGGAAATATGCCTATTTCAGATTCTTATACTTTACAAATAACAGCTACAGTAAACGCTTCTGGAAATTATACCAATAGTGCAGAAATTACAGCAAGTAGTCAGCCAGATCCTGATTCAACTCCAAATAATGGTGTTACAACAGAGGATGACTATGCAGAAGCGACAACAGTTCCTGTACCAACATCAGCCGATTTATCATTAACTAAAACAGTAAATAACACTACTCCACTTGTAGGCTCTCAAGTAACTTTTAGCCTTCAAGTAAGCAATGCAGGGCCTCAAGCTGCAGATGGCGTTGCCGTTACTGATTTACTACCTTCTGGATATACTTATACATCTTATAGTGCAACTGCTGGAAGCTATAATTCGGCAATAGGTGTATGGACTGTTGGAAATGTCGCAATTGGTGTGACTCATACTTTACAAATAACAGCGGTAGTGAATGCCGCAGGAAATTACACAAATACTTCCGAAATTACAGCAAGTAATCAGCCAGATCCTGATTCAACTCCAAATAATGGAGTAACGACAGAAGATGATTATGCAGAAGTATCAACAACACCTGTAACGCAATCATCTGATTTATCAATAACCAAAACAGTAAACAATACTACGCCTCTAGCCGGCTCACCAGTGACTTTTGCGGTTGTTGTTACCAATAATGGACCACAGGATAATACGGGAGTTCAAATAACCGACTTGTTACCTTCAGGGTATACATATAGCGGTTTCACACTTTCTAGAGGAACCTATAATCCAACAACAGGTCTTTGGACAGTTGGTAATTTAGCCAATGGAGAATCTGAAACACTGCAAATTACAGCCATAGTAAATGATACTGGTGATTATCTTAATATTGCTGAAGTAACTGCAGCCGATCTTCCAGACCCTAATTCTACTCCAAATAATGGAGTTCCTACTGAAAATGATTATGCTACAGCAACTATTACTCCGACAGCACAATCTGCAGATTTATCATTGACCAAAACAGTAAGCAATAACACCCCATTAGTAGGTTCTTTGGTTACTTTTGAAGTCATTGTAACCAATAACGGGCCTCAAGATGCTTCGGGTGTAACGGTTACCGATTTACTTCCAGGCGGCTACACTTATTCTAATTTCACGATTTCTACAGGAACTTATAATCCAACGACTGGATTATGGACTGTTGGCAATTTAATCAACGGAAAATCAGAGACTTTACAAATTTCAGCTATAGTAAATCCGACAGGAAATTATGTAAATATTGCCGAAGTAACGGCAAGTGCGCTTCCTGACCCTGACTCAACGCCAAATAATGGAGTTGCCACAGAAGACGATTACGCAACGGCAACAGTGACGCCAAACGTACAGGCGGCAGATTTATCTTTAACTAAAACAGTTAATAATACCACTCCATTAGTAGGGTCGCCAGTTATTTTTGAAATAATTGCAACAAACAATGGTCCACAGAATACTTCTGGTGTTGAAATAACCGATCTGCTGCCTACTGGATACACTTTTGTTACTTATAGTGCCACAAAAGGAGTCTATAACGCTGTGACAGGAAAATGGACAATTGGCACATTTCTAAATGGAGATTCGCAAGTTTTAAGAATAACAGCTATTGTTAACCCAACAGGAAACTATGTAAATATTGCCGAGGTAACTGCAAGCAATCTGCCAGATCCTAATTCAACACCTGGAAACGGAGATCCAACTGAAAATGATTATGGAACGGCTACAACCTCACCGTTAGGACAATCCGCTGATTTATCTTTAACCAAAACAGTTAATAATCCTACTCCATTAATTGGATCATCGGTAACTTTTGAAATCATTGTTTCAAATAACGGCCCGCAGAATACTTCTGGAGTTGAAGTGACTGACTTATTGCCTACAGGATATACCTTTAGCGGTTTTACAGCAACAAAAGGAACATACAACAGTACCACAGGAAAATGGAATATTGGTTCTTTAGTTAATGGAGATTCTCAGACATTACAGTTAACCGCTATTGTAAATGCAACTGGCAATTATTTAAATACGGCCGAAGTTACTGCAAGTAGCCTTCCAGATCCAAATTCAACTCCAAACAACGGAATTACTACTGAAAATGATTATGCAGAAATTGCAACTGTTCCTGTTCCTCCAATGGCAGATTTATCTCTTGTAAAAGCTGTAATTGGCGGAAATTTAAGCCCAATATTTGGAGCAACAATTACATTCCAAGTAACCGTAACCAACAGCGGTCCACAAGATGCTACTGGGGTAAAAGTACTCGATATGCTGCCAAGCGGTTACGAATATGTGGTATACAGTTCTACATCTGGACAATATTATAATACAACTGGAATTTGGGATATTGGCACTATACCAAGTGGAGCTTCAGAGTCTTTACAAATAGGTGTCAAAGTCAATACAACCGGAGACTATCAAAACATTGCAGAGGTTTACGCTTCTAATGAATTGGATCCAGATTCAACTCCAAATAACGGAGTTACTTCAGAAGATGACATCAGTTCTGTGTTATTGAGTCCTGTTCCAGCAGTAGCCGATCTTTCAATAGAGAAAAAAGTAATCAATAATATACTTAATCCTGCCGTAGGATCGCAAATTTCATTCTCTATTACAGTAACCAACTCAGGCCCTAGCAATTCTACTGGTGTTACCATAAAAGATGTATTGCCTTCTGGATATGATTATATTTTCTATAATTCGACTTCGGGACCTTATAATCCTGTAACGGGCGAATGGACTCCGGGAATCATCCTTGCTGGAAATAGTCATACTTTAATTTTGAATGTTTTTGTAAAAAGTCCAACAGGTACTCCAGACGAATACTTAAATACTGCAGAAATTATGACTGCAGATCAGCATGATCCAGACAGTACACCAGGTAACGGAGTTACGACTGAAGATGATTATGATAGCATTGCGGTTACACCAGTAATTGTAATGGCAGATTTGTCTATTAAGAAAACAGCCCTTAATCAAGATGCCGTTCACGATGTAGGTTCAACGGTTATTTTCACTGTCACCGTAACCAATGATGGTCCTGCAGATGCCTCTGGTGTAAGAGTAAAAGACTTGCCGCCTCCTGGATTTACCTATCAGACCAGTAGTCCTACGAGCGGTTTATACAACTATGTGACAGGTATTTGGAATGTCGGAAATATTCCAACCGGAACCGATCAGTCATTGGATATTTATACAACAGTAAATAAGCCGTCAGGCATAGCAGGCGAATATACAAATATAACCGAGGTTATTGCCAGTAATCTGCCAGATCCAGATTCGACTCCAAATAATGGAATCACGACCGAAGATGACTATGACAGTTTGCAAATCAAAGTTGCCGTTGCCGATTTAAGTCTAGAAAAAACAGCCAGCAACAAAAACGCAAATGTAAACGAAGTTGTCACATTCACCTTACAGCTTAACAATGAAGGCCCAAGCACCGCTACTGGTGTCGCTGTTGAAGACTTGATACCGCTTGGATTCAAGAATATCTCGAATATCAATAATGGTGGTATTTTCAGTAAGAATACGATCAAATGGGTTGACTTAACTGTTCCTGTGGGCGGTATTACGTTAACCTATGAAGCAACTGTAGCCAACCCGCTTGGATTGGAAAGTGTTGATTATGTTAATATTGCTCAAGTAACTGCCAGCAATCAATTTGATCCAGATTCGACACCAAATAATGATAACGGAGACCAAAGCGAAGACGATGAAGATTCTGAATCTATCAACATTCCTTCTACCGACGTAGCCATCAATAAAGAAGTCGATAAAACAGATGTTCCGATGGATAGTCAAGTAACCTTTACCATAACAGCAGAAAATTTAGGCAATTTAACTGCAACAAATGTAGAAGTTCAAGATGCATTGCCTAAAGGATATTCATTAGTAAACTCAGCGGTAACTTCTGGAACTTACGATTCGAAAACAGGCATCTGGAGCATTCCAGCGATTAATAAAGGAACTCCCCAAACATTAACACTAACTGTTAAGGTGGTTGATTTTAATGATTATTTGAATAATGCCCATTTGGTTAAACTAGATCAGATAGACACCAATTCGGCAAACAATCAGGATAGCGCTACCGTTTCGCCAAACTGTCTGAAAATCTACAATGAATTTTCACCAAATGACGACGGCCAAAACGATTTCTTCTACATTGATTGTATTGAAAGATATCCGAATAATCAGCTCGAAATCTTCAACCGCTGGGGTAATTTGGTTTACTACCAAAAAGGTTATAAAAATACTTGGGATGGAAAAGCAGATGGTTCTGCTAAAACGCTTCCTGAAGGCACCTATTTCTATATCCTTGATTTAGGAGACGGATCTAAAAAAACCTCTGGATGGGTTTACCTAAAATAA